The Tripterygium wilfordii isolate XIE 37 chromosome 17, ASM1340144v1, whole genome shotgun sequence genome has a window encoding:
- the LOC119982123 gene encoding probable plastid-lipid-associated protein 4, chloroplastic — MALSSCAPRIPASHSLSTESSSLPNLLLHSRSPPLTFNSFPAKPYNNDSSWYNLNNLTSDSGLEKWRASVSFFPAIFNNKAKNAKILKEELLKAIDPLDRGAEATPEDQQNVDQIASKLEAVTPIKEPLKSDLLNGKWELIYTTSTSILQKERPKFLRSVANYQAINTDTLRAQNMESWPFFNQVTADLTPLNPRKVAVKFDFFKIGGLIPVKAPERAQGELEITYLDEELRISRGDKGNLFILKMVDPSYRVPAKKD, encoded by the exons ATGGCCTTATCTTCTTGTGCGCCACGGATCCCAGCCTCTCATTCACTCTCCACAGAGTCCTCATCACTTCCAAACCTCCTCCTCCACTCTCGTTCTCCTCCTCTCACCTTTAACAGTTTTCCGGCCAAACCTTACAACAACGACAGCAGTTGGTACAATCTTAACAACCTCACATCCGATTCAGGTCTTGAGAAATGGAGAGCAAGTGTTTCTTTCTTCCCTGCGATTTTTAACAACAAAGCCAAGAATGCTAAGATTCTCAAGGAAGAGCTTCTTAAGGCTATTGACCCTCTCGATCGCGGCGCTGAGGCCACTCCCGAGGATCAGCAGAATGTCGATCAG ATTGCTAGCAAACTAGAAGCAGTTACTCCGATTAAGGAGCCACTGAAGTCTGATCTACTTAACGGAAAGTGGGAGCTTATATACACTACCTCAACATCTATTCTGCAAAAGGAG AGACCCAAGTTCTTAAGGTCAGTTGCAAACTACCAAGCTATCAATACAGATACACTCAGGGCACAGAATATGGAATCTTGGCCTTTCTTTAACCAG GTGACAGCAGATTTGACACCTCTGAATCCAAGAAAAGTGGCTGTAAAGTTCGATTTTTTCAAAATCGGGGGTCTA ATACCTGTTAAGGCACCCGAAAGAGCTCAAGGAGAATTGGAAATTACGTATTTGGATGAAGAGTTGAG AATATCCAGAGGCGACAAGGGGAACTTGTTCATCTTGAAAATGGTTGATCCTTCGTATCGAGTTCCTGCCAAAAAGGATTAG
- the LOC119982757 gene encoding pentatricopeptide repeat-containing protein At2g33680-like — protein sequence MFLQYGPETIGALLHQCSKLKAFRQGCSLHAVASKTGISSDVIVSNHLLNMYAKSGNTGYARQLFDEMAERNLVSWSAMISGYDQAGEPLLALDLFSQMQFVPNEYIFASAISACARLLALGQGQQIHAQSLKFGYASISFVSNSLISMYMKCGQCSNALSVYDGDAELNSVTYNALITGFLDNQQSEKGFEVFRLMLRQGLVPDRFTFAGLLGICTSLEDLERGSAMHCQTIKLNLHSTPFIGNLIITMYSKFNLAEEVQKVFRLINDKDVISWNTFIAACSHCSHHERGLTAFKEMLVESCMRPDDYTFASALATCSGLASIHHGKQIHGHLMRHGLNQDVGVGNAIVNMYAKCGSIGYAYNVFYKMSHHNLVSWNTIIAGFGNHGLGRSALELFEQMKAKGVMPDSVTFLGLLTACNHAGLVDEGQFYFNSMESVHGITPDIEHLSCLIDLLGRAGRLYEAEDYMKRFPFGYDVVILGSLLSACRVHGDVVMGERLARQLLKLHPITTSPYVLLSNLYASDDIWDGVAEARNMLKVSGLKKEPGHSLIEVSGVFEKFTIGDFSHSRIEEIKAILNILSWVVVEDYLNPLFLLDLDFRILQADYKASSCIYNG from the coding sequence atgTTTCTTCAGTATGGTCCAGAAACTATAGGCGCTCTGTTGCACCAATGCTCTAAACTAAAGGCATTTCGCCAAGGGTGTTCCCTTCATGCTGTTGCTTCGAAAACAGGAATAAGTTCTGATGTTATTGTCTCCAACCATCTACTTAATATGTATGCCAAGTCTGGGAATACTGGGTATGCTAGACAACTGTTCGACGAAATGGCTGAAAGGAACTTGGTGTCTTGGTCAGCTATGATCTCTGGTTATGACCAGGCGGGGGAGCCACTATTGGCACTTGACCTTTTTTCTCAAATGCAATTTGTGCCCAATGAGTACATATTTGCTAGTGCTATCAGTGCTTGTGCCAGACTTTTGGCTCTGGGGCAAGGGCAACAAATTCATGCTCAGTCGTTGAAATTCGGCTATGCATCGATTTCTTTTGTTTCCAACTCTCTCATTTCAATGTACATGAAATGTGGCCAGTGCAGCAATGCCCTATCAGTCTATGATGGGGATGCTGAACTGAATTCAGTAACTTATAATGCCTTGATTACTGGGTTCTTAGATAACCAACAATCTGAAAAGGGATTTGAGGTGTTTCGACTTATGCTCCGACAAGGTCTTGTGCCAGATAGATTTACTTTTGCGGGATTACTGGGTATTTGCACCAGTTTAGAGGATTTAGAGAGAGGATCAGCAATGCATTGCCAAACAATCAAGCTTAACCTACACTCCACCCCCTTTATTGGCAATTTGATAATAACAATgtattcaaaattcaatttaGCAGAAGAAGTACAAAAAGTCTTCAGATTGATAAACGACAAAGATGTCATTTCGTGGAACACCTTTATAGCTGCTTGTTCCCATTGTAGTCATCATGAAAGGGGTTTGACAGCTTTCAAAGAGATGTTAGTTGAGTCTTGTATGAGGCCTGATGATTATACATTTGCCAGTGCCCTTGCTACCTGTTCAGGGCTTGCCTCGATACATCATGGCAAGCAAATTCATGGTCATCTAATGCGGCATGGGCTGAATCAAGATGTAGGAGTTGGCAATGCAATTGTTAACATGTATGCTAAATGTGGTTCCATCGGATATGCTTATAATGTGTTTTACAAGATGTCTCATCACAACCTGGTCTCGTGGAATACTATTATTGCTGGATTTGGAAATCACGGTCTTGGAAGGAGTGCCCTTGAGCTTTTTGAGCAGATGAAGGCAAAGGGGGTAATGCCAGATTCTGTTACGTTTCTTGGACTTTTAACAGCTTGCAATCATGCAGGTCTGGTGGATGAGGGCCAGTTTTACTTCAACTCCATGGAATCCGTTCATGGTATTACTCCTGACATTGAGCATCTTTCTTGTCTGATTGATTTGTTGGGACGAGCTGGGAGATTATATGAAGCAGAAGATTATATGAAAAGATTTCCTTTCGGGTATGATGTGGTGATTCTAGGGAGCTTGCTTTCTGCATGTCGTGTACATGGAGATGTTGTCATGGGTGAACGTTTAGCTAGGCAGCTTCTGAAGCTTCACCCAATAACTACATCGCCTTATGTTTTATTGTCAAACTTGTATGCTTCAGACGACATCTGGGATGGTGTTGCGGAGGCAAGGAACATGTTGAAGGTTAGTGGATTGAAGAAGGAGCCTGGCCACAGTCTGATTGAAGTAAGTGGAGTCTTTGAAAAATTCACGATTGGTGATTTTTCACATTCAAGAATCGAGGAGATAAAGGCCATTCTCAATATTTTAAGTTGGGTTGTGGTTGAAGATTATTTGAACCCTTTATTTCTCCTTGACCTGGACTTTCGGATCTTGCAGGcagattataaagcatcaagtTGTATATACAACGGATAA
- the LOC119983095 gene encoding protein RETICULATA-RELATED 1, chloroplastic-like: MSHFVFQAAQVPTTANTLQLRPSLPPIPQLFPRQPLAVKNWKSPTILCSLSPSPAVDGDSVSTLERCFRAQAAPVDKVSAGEWGPVMKGQYGAFGAVTLEKGKLDMSQKQAQSSPELATGGGGGDIGKKIFHGGGDGGDDGGDDDDYFDDFDDGDEGDEGGLFRRRKFLEELFDRKFVDAVLNEWQKTMMDLPAGFRQAYEMGLVSSAQMVKLLAINARPTTARLISRSIPEAMSRAFIGRMIADPAFLYKLLLEQAATIGYSVWWELKNRKDRIKQEWDLALINVLTMSACNAIVVWSLAPCRSYGNTFQFDLQNTLQKLPNNVFEKSYPLREFDLQKKVHSFFYKAAELCMVGLTAGAVQGSLSNWLASRKKDKLSVTVPSVSTNALGYGAFLGLYANLRYQLLCGFDRAMINYFDVIGVALFLSTSLRILNVQLGETSRRAWLGVEADPLVHSDNLLKAYNRPSTDVTGSSPKWLISKNAIISGLGLLGIKQGNVGVDEEAPAPKARRKRIVRKKVAAN; encoded by the exons ATGTCTCACTTTGTCTTTCAAGCGGCGCAAGTTCCCACCACTGCGAATACGTTGCAATTGAGGCCGAGTTTGCCGCcgattcctcaactctttccgcgTCAGCCGCTCGCCGTCAAGAACTGGAAGAGTCCGACCATCCTCTGCTCGTTATCACCGTCTCCAGCAGTAGACGGGGACTCTGTGTCGACCTTGGAGCGGTGCTTTAGAGCGCAGGCTGCTCCGGTTGATAAAGTTTCGGCTGGTGAGTGGGGTCCGGTTATGAAGGGACAGTACGGTGCGTTTGGCGCCGTCACTCTCGAGAAAGGAAAGCTTGATATGTCGCAGAAGCAAGCCCAGTCTAGTCCTGAG CTTGCAACCGGGGGAGGCGGTGGAGATATTGGAAAGAAAATTTTtcatggtggtggtgatggaggCGATGATGGAGGTGATGATGATGactactttgatgattttgatgatggtgatgagggAGATGAGGGTGGACTATTCAGGAGAAGGAAATTTCTTGAAGAG CTTTTTGATCGCAAGTTTGTGGATGCTGTATTGAATGAGTGGCAAAAGACAATGATGGATTTGCCTGCTGGGTTTCGACAAGCTTACGAAATG GGCTTGGTCAGCTCTGCTCAAATGGTGAAGCTTCTTGCAATAAATGCCAGACCCACTACTGCTAGGTTAATATCTAGATCTATCCCTGAGGCAATGTCTAGGGCATTTATTGGCAG GATGATTGCAGATCCTGCTTTTCTATATAAGCTTCTGTTGGAGCAGGCTGCTACGATTGGTTACTCTGTTTGGTGGGAGCTTAAAAATCGAAAAGATAG GATTAAACAAGAATGGGATCTGGCACTTATCAATGTGCTCACCATGTCGGCATGCAATGCCATTGTCGTTTGGTCACTTGCTCCATGTCGTTCCTACGGAAACACATTCCAGTTTGATTTGCAGAATACATTGCAGAAACTACCAAATAACGTCTTCGAGAAGAGTTATCCACTCAGAGAATTTGATCTACAAAAGAAAGTCCACTCTTTCTTTTACAAGGCTGCAGAGTTGTGTATGGTTGGATTAACGGCAGGAGCAGTGCAAGGCTCTTTGTCAAATTGGTTAGCCAGCAGAAAGAAGGATAA GCTCTCAGTGACAGTCCCTAGTGTCAGTACTAATGCACTGGGGTATGGTGCTTTCCTTGGACTTTATGCAAATTTGAGATACCAGCTGCTATGCGGGTTTGATAGAGCAATGATCAACTATTTTGATGTTATCGGGGTGGCACTATTTTTGAGTACTTCTTTGAG GATTCTAAATGTTCAATTAGGAGAGACATCAAGGCGTGCTTGGCTAGGGGTAGAGGCAGACCCTCTGGTTCATTCTGATAACCTTTTGAAGGCATATAACCGGCCCTCTACAGATGTTACTGGATCTTCTCCAAAATGGTTAATATCAAAGAATGCCATTATTTCTGGTCTTGGTCTTCTGGGCATCAAGCAAGGAAATGTTGGTGTTGACGAGGAAGCACCAGCTCCAAAGGCTCGGAGGAAGAGGATTGTCCGGAAGAAGGTGGCAGCTAATTAA
- the LOC119983061 gene encoding elongation of fatty acids protein 3-like, whose amino-acid sequence MKNHPILSTLEYWLVRHPKILHFSWNPGQTTGSTTLFLTFAVLIYLSLALLLPRIPLPSLGSHILKPITAVHSLTLFLLSFIMCLGCTLSIMTTHEPRHTICFPPHTPPTGPLFFWAYVFYLSKILEFVDTILIILAKSFQRLTFLHVYHHATVLVMCYLWLQTSQSLFPVALVTNSLVHVFMYCYYLLSAMGMRPKWKRLVTDCQIVQFVFSFAISGRMLYYHFTGSGCSGILGWCFNAVFNASLLLLFVDFHGKSYAKRRAVDKDKRS is encoded by the coding sequence ATGAAAAACCACCCAATCCTCTCAACTCTTGAATACTGGCTAGTGAGGCACCCCAAAATCCTTCACTTCTCATGGAACCCAGGTCAGACCACAGGCTCCACCACACTCTTCCTAACCTTCGCCGTCCTAATTTACCTCTCCCTAGCACTCCTCCTCCCCCGAATCCCTCTCCCTTCCCTTGGGTCCCACATCCTCAAACCAATCACAGCCGTCCATTCCCTCACCCTCTTCCTCCTCTCCTTCATCATGTGCCTGGGCTGCACCCTCTCCATCATGACCACTCATGAACCTCGCCACACCATATGCTTCCCTCCCCACACTCCTCCCACTGGGCCACTCTTCTTCTGGGCCTACGTCTTCTACCTCTCCAAGATTCTTGAATTCGTGGACACAATCCTCATCATCCTCGCCAAGTCTTTTCAACGGCTGACGTTCCTCCACGTCTACCACCACGCGACTGTGCTGGTCATGTGTTACCTTTGGTTACAAACGTCACAGTCGTTGTTCCCTGTCGCACTTGTCACGAATTCGTTGGTCCACGTGTTCATGTACTGCTACTATCTGTTGTCGGCGATGGGAATGCGGCCGAAGTGGAAGCGATTGGTGACTGATTGCCAGATTGTGCAGTTCGTGTTTAGCTTCGCCATATCAGGTCGGATGCTGTATTACCATTTTACCGGGTCGGGTTGTTCCGGCATATTGGGTTGGTGCTTCAATGCTGTTTTCAACGCTTCgcttttgcttctttttgttgACTTTCACGGCAAGAGTTACGCCAAAAGAAGAGCCGTTGACAAAGATAAACGGTCGTGA